A single region of the Rathayibacter rathayi genome encodes:
- a CDS encoding M20/M25/M40 family metallo-hydrolase, with the protein MTTTALERFQALLRIETVSHTDETATDWSRFNAFRELVAALYPALHAALEFETVAGHSLLWRWRGEEPGEPAVLMAHYDVVSVTASEWSQDPFAAATVVGTDGRTSVVGRGALDDKGSLIALLEAVEAAVLRGERPRNDVYLLSTHNEETAGDGAPSVVTLLGARGVSPRLVLDEGGNVRRGILPGVTTPIAVIGVTERGIMNLELTCRDVGGHASAPPPPPGLLATQRLARAIHRLTENPFPSTLPEPIAELVRAAADHADAAHAVWYARPHEHPDAVIGALAAHSNRAAAMLRTTVAITELRGSTGANVLASTASATANVRINPGGTVAGVVERIRAVIDDPEVEIEVKVAHEPSPVSPTGEPGDGGPYDLLRAVVQESFPEAVVAPYVQTGGSDARHFHAISDNVYRFIPFEISPRQQLGIHGVDESVEVEQFERAIGFYARLLRRL; encoded by the coding sequence GTGACGACGACCGCGCTCGAGCGCTTCCAGGCCCTATTGCGCATCGAGACGGTGTCCCACACGGACGAGACGGCCACGGACTGGAGCCGCTTCAATGCGTTCCGCGAACTCGTCGCCGCCCTCTATCCGGCGCTGCACGCGGCGCTGGAGTTCGAGACCGTCGCCGGACACTCCCTCCTCTGGCGCTGGCGCGGCGAGGAGCCGGGCGAGCCGGCCGTGCTGATGGCGCACTACGACGTGGTCAGTGTCACGGCGTCGGAGTGGTCGCAGGACCCGTTCGCCGCCGCCACCGTCGTCGGTACCGACGGGCGCACCTCCGTGGTGGGTCGCGGTGCTCTCGACGACAAGGGCTCTCTCATCGCCCTCCTCGAGGCGGTCGAGGCCGCCGTGCTGCGCGGCGAGCGACCCCGGAACGACGTGTACCTCCTCTCCACCCACAATGAGGAGACGGCCGGCGACGGCGCCCCCTCGGTCGTGACCCTGCTGGGCGCGCGCGGCGTCAGTCCCCGCCTGGTGCTCGACGAGGGTGGCAACGTGCGGCGCGGCATTCTGCCCGGCGTCACCACTCCGATCGCCGTGATCGGTGTTACCGAGCGCGGGATCATGAACCTCGAGCTGACCTGCCGCGACGTCGGCGGCCACGCCTCCGCTCCGCCGCCCCCGCCCGGCCTGCTCGCGACCCAGCGGCTCGCCCGCGCGATCCACCGCCTGACCGAGAACCCGTTCCCCTCCACCCTCCCCGAACCGATCGCCGAGCTGGTGCGCGCCGCCGCCGACCACGCGGACGCGGCCCACGCCGTCTGGTATGCGCGCCCTCACGAGCATCCGGACGCCGTCATCGGCGCGCTCGCCGCCCACTCCAACCGCGCGGCCGCGATGCTGCGGACGACCGTGGCGATCACCGAGCTGCGCGGCAGCACCGGCGCGAATGTCCTCGCCTCCACCGCCAGCGCCACCGCAAACGTCCGGATCAACCCGGGCGGCACCGTCGCAGGGGTGGTCGAACGCATCCGCGCCGTCATCGACGACCCCGAGGTCGAGATCGAGGTGAAGGTCGCGCACGAGCCCTCCCCCGTCTCCCCCACCGGCGAGCCCGGCGACGGCGGACCGTACGACCTGCTCCGGGCCGTCGTGCAGGAGTCGTTCCCGGAGGCGGTCGTCGCACCGTACGTGCAGACCGGCGGCAGCGACGCGCGCCACTTCCACGCGATCAGCGACAACGTGTACCGCTTCATCCCGTTCGAGATCAGCCCGCGACAGCAGCTCGGGATCCACGGGGTCGACGAGTCGGTCGAGGTCGAGCAGTTCGAGCGCGCCATCGGTTTTTATGCGCGGCTGCTCAGGCGACTCTGA
- a CDS encoding phosphodiesterase yields the protein MSLRQAEYPRPNHFILHLSDTHFIAGDGGLYGSDVDSEAQLRLLFEELEQSGGRPEAIVITGDLADKGEPAAYAKLRAVVEPAAARLGAEVIWVMGNHDDRGAFRSGLLDQLPTTQPVDRVHDVNGLRIIALDSTIPGAHYGEISGAQLDWLAEELSSPAPHGTILALHHPPVPSVLDLSVLVELRDQPALAEVLEGSDVRSIIAGHLHYSSTAMFAGIPVSVASATCYTQDLNVPVGATRARNGAQAFNLVHVYDDTVLHSVVPIGASTEVSYVSAVETQRILADHGIEIAATAPALVTRDAALYPPLVEPVGASA from the coding sequence ATGTCCCTCCGCCAGGCCGAGTATCCCCGGCCCAACCACTTCATCCTTCACCTGAGCGACACCCACTTCATTGCCGGAGACGGCGGCCTGTACGGCTCTGACGTCGACAGCGAGGCCCAGCTGCGGCTCCTGTTCGAGGAGCTGGAGCAGTCCGGCGGACGCCCCGAAGCGATCGTCATCACGGGCGACCTGGCCGATAAGGGTGAACCGGCGGCGTACGCGAAGCTGCGCGCCGTCGTCGAGCCCGCGGCTGCCCGCCTCGGTGCCGAGGTGATCTGGGTGATGGGCAACCACGACGATCGCGGCGCCTTTCGCTCGGGACTGCTCGACCAGCTCCCGACTACGCAGCCGGTCGACCGGGTGCACGACGTGAACGGCCTGCGGATCATCGCACTCGACTCCACCATCCCCGGCGCCCACTACGGCGAGATCTCGGGCGCCCAGCTCGACTGGCTCGCGGAGGAGCTCTCCAGCCCGGCCCCGCACGGCACGATCCTGGCTCTGCACCACCCGCCGGTGCCGAGCGTCCTGGACCTGTCGGTGCTCGTGGAGCTGCGCGACCAGCCCGCGCTCGCGGAGGTGCTCGAGGGTTCCGACGTCCGCAGCATCATCGCGGGCCACCTGCACTACTCCTCGACCGCGATGTTCGCCGGCATCCCCGTCTCGGTCGCCTCGGCCACCTGCTACACCCAGGACTTAAATGTGCCGGTCGGAGCGACCCGCGCCCGCAATGGGGCGCAGGCCTTCAACCTGGTCCACGTCTACGACGACACGGTGCTGCACTCGGTGGTGCCGATCGGGGCGTCGACCGAGGTGTCCTACGTCTCGGCTGTCGAAACGCAGCGGATCCTCGCGGACCACGGCATCGAGATCGCGGCGACGGCTCCGGCTCTGGTGACGCGCGACGCCGCGCTGTATCCGCCACTCGTGGAGCCGGTGGGCGCGAGCGCGTAG